Proteins co-encoded in one Prunus persica cultivar Lovell chromosome G6, Prunus_persica_NCBIv2, whole genome shotgun sequence genomic window:
- the LOC18772762 gene encoding probable mitochondrial adenine nucleotide transporter BTL3 produces the protein MSPEMHPLDFSLTHLIKSQPSDPDPDPGPLFLGGLFLQPNDTVPPSFLSLVPPKTRFSFTRRGKTVRLRGLRGGGGGALFFSVSLSIKRSEGNGDDGCVGESGQVLGQNGNTSISSEEAVVVFEKGESETVRKGSGAMNTTKHLWSGAVAAMVSRTFVAPLERLKLEYIVRGEQKNLFELIRTIAASQGLKGFWKGNLVNILRTAPFKAINFYAYDTYRNHLMKLSENEESTNYERFLAGAAAGITATLLCLPMDTIRTKMVAPGGEALGGVIGAFRHMIQTEGFFSLYKGLLPSIVSMAPSGAVFYGVYDILKSAYLHSPEGRKRIQHMKQEGEKLNALEQLELGPIRTLLYGAIAGACSEAATYPFEVVRRHLQLQVRATKLSAFATCVKIVEQGGVPALYAGLTPSLLQVLPSAAISYLVYEFMKIFLKVEST, from the exons ATGTCCCCAGAAATGCACCCACTGGACTTCAGCCTCACCCATCTCATTAAATCCCAGCCCTCCGATCCCGATCCCGATCCCGGTCCCCTCTTCCTCGGTGGTCTGTTCCTCCAACCGAATGACACCGTCCCTCCTTCCTTCCTCTCCTTGGTTCCCCCCAAGACCCGTTTCAGTTTCACGCGCCGTGGCAAAACGGTGCGTCTTAGAGGTTTGAGAGGAGGAGGTGGCGGTGCTCTGTTCTTTTCTGTGAGCTTGTCGATAAAGCGGAGTGAAGGGAATGGTGACGATGGATGTGTTGGGGAATCTGGGCAAGTCTTGGGGCAAAATGGGAATACAAGTATTTCGTCGGAGGAGGCCGTCGTGGTGTTCGAGAAGGGTGAGAGTGAGACTGTACGAAAGGGATCAGGTGCTATGAACACAACAAAGCATCTCTGGTCTGGAGCTGTTGCTGCTATGGTTTCCAG GACGTTTGTTGCTCCTCTTGAAAGGCTAAAGCTGGAATATATAGTTCGTGGTGAACAGAAGAACCTTTTTGAGCTCATCAGGACGATTGCAGCTTCTCAAGGGCTGAAAGGATTTTGGAAAGGAAACTTGGTCAATATTCTTCGCACAGCACCCTTTAAGGCTATCAATTTCTATGCTTATGATACTTACAGAAATCATCTGATGAAATTGTCTGAGAATGAGGAATCCACAAATTATGAGAGGTTTCTTGCTGGTGCTGCCGCTGGAATTACCGCTACCTTGCTCTGCTTACCTATGGACACT ATCAGGACAAAGATGGTAGCACCTGGTGGAGAAGCCTTGGGTGGTGTAATTGGTGCTTTCCGCCACATGATCCAAACTGAAGGGTTCTTTTCTCTTTACAAGGGTTTACTACCCTCTATTGTGAGCATGGCACCTTCAGGTGCAGTTTTCTATGGTGTTTATGATATACTAAAATCGGCTTATCTGCACTCACCTGAAGGGAGGAAAAGAATCCAACACATGAAACAAGAAGGTGAGAAACTGAATGCTTTGGAACAACTGGAGTTAGGTCCCATTAGAACATTACTGTATGGGGCAATTGCCGGAGCTTGTTCTGAAGCTGCTACATATCCTTTTGAAGTTGTGAGGAGACACCTTCAATTGCAAGTTCGAGCAACTAAGTTAAGTGCATTTGCAACTTGTGTGAAAATTGTTGAGCAAGGAGGTGTACCTGCTCTTTATGCAGGGCTAACACCAAGCCTATTGCAG GTTTTACCATCAGCTGCAATCAGTTATCTTGTATACGAGTTCATGAAGATTTTTCTCAAAGTAGAGTCCACGTAA
- the LOC18772223 gene encoding cyclin-dependent kinase C-1 isoform X2: MASAAAGQINTEELHSWGSRSVDCFEKLEQIGEGTYGQVFMARETRTGEIVALKKIRMDNEKEGFPITAIREIKILKKLHHENVVKLKEIVTSTGPEGDEQGNQDGNKSKGGIYMVFEYMDHDLTGLADRPGLRFTVPQIKLLTGLHYCHVNQVLHRDIKGSNLLIDNEGKLKLADFGLARSFCSNHEGNLTNRVITLWYRPPELLLGATKYGPAVDIWSVGCIFAELLHGKPILQGRSEPDQLNKIFELCGSPDEINWPDVSKSPWYNNFKPTRTMKRRVREIFRHFDSHALDLLDHLLALDPNQRWTAKQALDAEYFWADPLPCDPKSLPKYESSHEFQTKKKKQQRRQTEEITKGSKSQYYHKHYRLPPIQHTGQAPPQWYGPNHPINDAQPPLSAGPSHHHYGKPHGPPGGPSRYPPGNQGGPYHLNRGGQVGGYSGGPYPPQGRAPPYAGSGMAAPSSRGAPGGYGVGPPNYSQTNQYGIPAAGRGVIIRNQQYGRQ; this comes from the exons ATGGCTTCGGCGGCAGCCGGGCAGATAAACACCGAAGAGTTACATTCATGGGGATCTCGAAGCGTCGACTGCTTTGAGAAACTCGAGCAAATTGGCGAAGGCACTTATGG TCAAGTGTTCATGGCCAGAGAAACCCGAACTGGGGAAATTGTTGCTTTGAAAAAGATACGCATGGATAATGAAAAAGAAGGG TTCCCAATTACAGCAATCCGGGAAATTAAAATTCTGAAAAAGCTTCATCATGAAAATGTTGTTAAGCTGAAAGAGATTGTAACTTCCACAG GTCCTGAAGGGGATGAGCAAGGGAATCAAG ATGGTAATAAGTCCAAGGGTGGCATCTATATGGTTTTTGAGTATATGGATCACGATTTGACAGGCCTTGCTGATCGTCCTGGACTGAGATTTACAGTTCCCCAGATAAAG CTATTGACTGGGCTACATTACTGTCATGTTAATCAAGTACTTCATCGTGACATCAAAG GTTCTAATCTTTTGATAGATAATGAGGGGAAGTTGAAGCTAGCAGACTTTGGGCTTGCAAGGTCCTTTTGTAGTAACCATGAGGGAAATCTTACAAATCGTGTCATAACTTTGTGGTATAG GCCCCCAGAGTTGCTGCTTGGAGCCACAAAGTATGGTCCAGCTGTTGACATTTGGTCTGTTGGTTGCATCTTTGCTGAACTTCTGCATGGAAAACCAATTTTGCAAGGAAGAAGTGAA CCTGACCAactgaacaaaatatttgagCTCTGTGGATCGCCTGACGAGATCAACTGGCCTGATGTGTCAAAAAGTCCTTGGTATAATAACTTCAAGCCAACAAGGACCATGAAAAGACGAGTCAGGGAAATTTTCAGACA TTTTGACTCCCATGCTTTGGATCTATTGGACCACTTGTTAGCTCTTGATCCAAATCAG AGATGGACTGCAAAGCAAGCACTGGATGCAGAGTATTTCTGGGCTGACCCTTTACCCTGTGATCCGAAGag CCTACCTAAGTATGAATCATCACACGaattccaaacaaagaaaaagaagcagcaGCGGCGGCAAACTGAAGAAATAACAAAGGGATCAAAGTCACAGTATTATCATAAGCATTATCGCCTgcctccaattcaacatacAGGGCAAGCTCCTCCACAGTGGTACGGGCCCAATCATCCAATAAACGATGCTCAGCCCCCATTATCAGCTGGACCAAGTCACCACCACTACGGAAAACCGCACGGTCCTCCTGGAGGTCCAAGCAGGTACCCTCCTGGAAACCAGGGTGGACCTTACCACCTAAATCGCGGAGGTCAAGTTGGAGGTTACAGTGGTGGACCATATCCACCCCAAGGACGAGCTCCACCATATGCTGGGAGTGGCATGGCGGCCCCTAGCTCTAGAGGAGCCCCTGGTGGTTATGGAGTCGGTCCTCCCAACTACTCCCAGACTAATCAATATGGAATTCCTGCTGCTGGTAGGGGTGTTATTATCCGAAATCAACAGTATGGTCGGCAGTAG
- the LOC18772223 gene encoding cyclin-dependent kinase C-1 isoform X1 — protein MASAAAGQINTEELHSWGSRSVDCFEKLEQIGEGTYGQVFMARETRTGEIVALKKIRMDNEKEGFPITAIREIKILKKLHHENVVKLKEIVTSTGPEGDEQGNQDGNKSKGGIYMVFEYMDHDLTGLADRPGLRFTVPQIKCYMKQLLTGLHYCHVNQVLHRDIKGSNLLIDNEGKLKLADFGLARSFCSNHEGNLTNRVITLWYRPPELLLGATKYGPAVDIWSVGCIFAELLHGKPILQGRSEPDQLNKIFELCGSPDEINWPDVSKSPWYNNFKPTRTMKRRVREIFRHFDSHALDLLDHLLALDPNQRWTAKQALDAEYFWADPLPCDPKSLPKYESSHEFQTKKKKQQRRQTEEITKGSKSQYYHKHYRLPPIQHTGQAPPQWYGPNHPINDAQPPLSAGPSHHHYGKPHGPPGGPSRYPPGNQGGPYHLNRGGQVGGYSGGPYPPQGRAPPYAGSGMAAPSSRGAPGGYGVGPPNYSQTNQYGIPAAGRGVIIRNQQYGRQ, from the exons ATGGCTTCGGCGGCAGCCGGGCAGATAAACACCGAAGAGTTACATTCATGGGGATCTCGAAGCGTCGACTGCTTTGAGAAACTCGAGCAAATTGGCGAAGGCACTTATGG TCAAGTGTTCATGGCCAGAGAAACCCGAACTGGGGAAATTGTTGCTTTGAAAAAGATACGCATGGATAATGAAAAAGAAGGG TTCCCAATTACAGCAATCCGGGAAATTAAAATTCTGAAAAAGCTTCATCATGAAAATGTTGTTAAGCTGAAAGAGATTGTAACTTCCACAG GTCCTGAAGGGGATGAGCAAGGGAATCAAG ATGGTAATAAGTCCAAGGGTGGCATCTATATGGTTTTTGAGTATATGGATCACGATTTGACAGGCCTTGCTGATCGTCCTGGACTGAGATTTACAGTTCCCCAGATAAAG TGTTATATGAAGCAGCTATTGACTGGGCTACATTACTGTCATGTTAATCAAGTACTTCATCGTGACATCAAAG GTTCTAATCTTTTGATAGATAATGAGGGGAAGTTGAAGCTAGCAGACTTTGGGCTTGCAAGGTCCTTTTGTAGTAACCATGAGGGAAATCTTACAAATCGTGTCATAACTTTGTGGTATAG GCCCCCAGAGTTGCTGCTTGGAGCCACAAAGTATGGTCCAGCTGTTGACATTTGGTCTGTTGGTTGCATCTTTGCTGAACTTCTGCATGGAAAACCAATTTTGCAAGGAAGAAGTGAA CCTGACCAactgaacaaaatatttgagCTCTGTGGATCGCCTGACGAGATCAACTGGCCTGATGTGTCAAAAAGTCCTTGGTATAATAACTTCAAGCCAACAAGGACCATGAAAAGACGAGTCAGGGAAATTTTCAGACA TTTTGACTCCCATGCTTTGGATCTATTGGACCACTTGTTAGCTCTTGATCCAAATCAG AGATGGACTGCAAAGCAAGCACTGGATGCAGAGTATTTCTGGGCTGACCCTTTACCCTGTGATCCGAAGag CCTACCTAAGTATGAATCATCACACGaattccaaacaaagaaaaagaagcagcaGCGGCGGCAAACTGAAGAAATAACAAAGGGATCAAAGTCACAGTATTATCATAAGCATTATCGCCTgcctccaattcaacatacAGGGCAAGCTCCTCCACAGTGGTACGGGCCCAATCATCCAATAAACGATGCTCAGCCCCCATTATCAGCTGGACCAAGTCACCACCACTACGGAAAACCGCACGGTCCTCCTGGAGGTCCAAGCAGGTACCCTCCTGGAAACCAGGGTGGACCTTACCACCTAAATCGCGGAGGTCAAGTTGGAGGTTACAGTGGTGGACCATATCCACCCCAAGGACGAGCTCCACCATATGCTGGGAGTGGCATGGCGGCCCCTAGCTCTAGAGGAGCCCCTGGTGGTTATGGAGTCGGTCCTCCCAACTACTCCCAGACTAATCAATATGGAATTCCTGCTGCTGGTAGGGGTGTTATTATCCGAAATCAACAGTATGGTCGGCAGTAG